One window of the Lysobacter sp. S4-A87 genome contains the following:
- a CDS encoding glycosyltransferase family 1 protein, protein MRYAIVSETYPPEINGVALTVQGLEQGLRTRGHDVQLVRPRQGDGDSASLHELLVPGAPLPRYPGLRIGFPATRRLREAWQAIRPEAIYVATEGPLGWSALRAAARLGIPAATGFHTRFDEYMRDYGVAFLAPTALRWMRRFHNSADATLVPTRELVDFLQGQRFENVVRLPRAVDTVQFDPQRRDFALRAQWGLGDDGFAAIYVGRIAAEKNLDLAVRAFRSLQIARPDARFIWVGDGPARAKLEEDNPDFIFCGVQRGDELARHFASGDLFVFPSLSETFGNVTLEALASGVPTVAFDYGAAHEYLRDGVHGAAIGAGDEAAFIAACTRIAGDDLSRSAMRMATRQAVASLRPEQVATDFDALLQDMVQSRRNAGVASLPSTPPEREAS, encoded by the coding sequence ATGCGTTATGCGATCGTCAGCGAGACCTACCCGCCGGAGATCAACGGCGTCGCCCTGACCGTGCAGGGGCTGGAGCAGGGCCTGCGCACGCGCGGCCACGACGTCCAGCTGGTGCGTCCGCGGCAGGGAGACGGCGATAGCGCCAGCCTCCACGAGTTGCTGGTACCCGGCGCGCCGCTGCCACGCTACCCCGGCCTGCGCATCGGCTTTCCGGCCACCCGCCGTCTGCGCGAGGCGTGGCAGGCGATCCGGCCCGAGGCGATCTATGTCGCGACCGAAGGGCCGCTGGGCTGGTCGGCGCTGCGCGCGGCCGCGCGCCTGGGCATCCCGGCGGCCACCGGCTTCCATACCCGGTTCGACGAGTACATGCGCGACTACGGCGTCGCCTTCCTCGCCCCGACCGCACTGCGCTGGATGCGGCGCTTCCACAACAGCGCCGATGCAACCCTGGTGCCGACGCGCGAGCTGGTCGACTTTCTGCAGGGCCAGCGCTTCGAGAACGTGGTGCGGTTGCCGCGCGCGGTCGACACCGTCCAGTTCGATCCGCAGCGGCGCGACTTCGCTCTGCGCGCGCAATGGGGACTGGGCGACGACGGCTTCGCCGCGATCTACGTCGGGCGCATCGCCGCGGAGAAGAACCTCGACCTGGCTGTCCGCGCGTTCCGCTCCCTGCAGATCGCGCGCCCCGACGCGCGCTTCATCTGGGTCGGGGACGGCCCGGCGCGGGCAAAACTCGAAGAGGACAACCCCGACTTCATCTTCTGCGGCGTGCAACGCGGCGACGAACTGGCCCGGCATTTCGCCAGCGGCGACCTGTTCGTCTTCCCCAGCCTCAGCGAGACATTCGGCAACGTCACCCTGGAAGCTCTGGCCAGCGGCGTACCGACAGTCGCCTTCGACTACGGCGCGGCGCATGAATACTTGCGCGACGGCGTCCATGGGGCTGCGATCGGCGCCGGCGACGAGGCTGCCTTCATCGCCGCCTGCACGCGCATCGCCGGCGACGATCTCAGCCGCAGTGCCATGCGCATGGCGACCCGCCAGGCCGTGGCAAGCCTGCGCCCTGAACAGGTGGCCACCGATTTCGATGCGCTGCTGCAGGACATGGTGCAGTCACGCCGCAATGCCGGCGTCGCGTCGCTGCCCTCCACACCACCGGAACGGGAGGCGTCATGA
- a CDS encoding phosphatase PAP2 family protein, with amino-acid sequence MNRQSLQRMLHRPKLHKRLIDGDSGWCLRANRWGEGGRSRSYFALVSRLGDGVFWYALMATLIVIDGLDGLAASAHLAATGVIALALYKRLKRWTRRPRPFASDQRIHAWVAPLDEFSFPSGHTLHAVAFSLVAMAHYPLLAWLLVPFTASVAASRVVLGLHYPSDVLAATAIGTALAGLSLWLVPGVTLFG; translated from the coding sequence ATGAACCGCCAATCTCTGCAGCGCATGCTGCATCGTCCAAAGCTGCACAAGCGCCTGATCGACGGTGACAGCGGCTGGTGCCTGCGCGCGAACCGCTGGGGCGAAGGCGGACGCTCGCGCTCGTATTTCGCACTCGTCAGCCGACTTGGCGACGGTGTGTTCTGGTATGCGCTGATGGCCACACTGATCGTGATCGATGGCCTCGACGGTCTGGCCGCATCGGCGCACCTGGCCGCGACCGGCGTGATCGCACTGGCACTGTACAAACGGCTCAAGCGCTGGACTCGACGACCACGCCCGTTTGCCTCGGACCAGCGCATCCATGCGTGGGTGGCGCCACTTGACGAGTTCAGCTTCCCCTCCGGGCACACGCTGCACGCGGTGGCCTTCAGCCTGGTGGCGATGGCGCACTACCCGCTGCTGGCCTGGCTGCTGGTGCCGTTCACCGCAAGCGTGGCCGCCTCGCGCGTCGTGCTGGGACTGCACTACCCCAGTGATGTGCTGGCGGCGACGGCGATCGGCACGGCGCTGGCGGGGTTGTCGTTGTGGCTGGTGCCTGGGGTGACGTTGTTTGGTTGA
- a CDS encoding carbon-nitrogen hydrolase family protein, whose amino-acid sequence MSDGVLKVAVAKYAVGAPDDFAAFAGKQARWLDEARQQGAQMAVLPEYLALELGAMFDAATRADLHASLAALQAWHRPWLELFSRLARERHMHVVAGTFLLDLGRGRYRNRSYTFAPDGSHVWQDKLRLTGFEKSAGVIESGDELKVFETGPVRSAVAVCYDSEFPLPVRAQCEAGARLLVVPSCTDTEAGATRVRVGCLARALENRCFVAQAVTAGEAPWSPALDTNTGEAALIAPMDVGLPHDGMIVQTRGDQHWAVATLDFAALEASRAQAQVANDRDWASQYFPSVARAKVVRAEAA is encoded by the coding sequence ATGAGCGACGGCGTGCTCAAGGTGGCCGTGGCCAAGTACGCCGTCGGTGCACCGGATGACTTTGCCGCCTTCGCCGGCAAGCAGGCGCGCTGGCTGGACGAGGCGCGCCAGCAGGGTGCGCAGATGGCAGTACTGCCGGAGTATCTGGCGCTGGAACTGGGCGCGATGTTCGATGCGGCAACGCGTGCCGACCTGCATGCGTCGCTGGCGGCGCTGCAGGCCTGGCACCGCCCGTGGCTGGAACTGTTCTCGCGCCTGGCGCGGGAACGGCACATGCACGTGGTGGCCGGTACGTTCCTGCTCGACCTGGGTCGTGGTCGCTATCGCAACCGAAGCTACACGTTCGCGCCGGACGGCAGCCACGTCTGGCAGGACAAGCTGCGGCTGACCGGGTTCGAGAAGTCCGCCGGCGTCATCGAATCCGGTGACGAGCTGAAGGTCTTCGAGACCGGGCCGGTGAGAAGTGCGGTCGCCGTCTGCTACGACAGCGAGTTCCCGCTGCCGGTACGTGCCCAGTGCGAGGCCGGTGCACGCCTGCTGGTCGTACCCAGCTGCACGGACACCGAGGCCGGGGCGACCCGCGTGCGCGTGGGTTGCCTGGCGCGCGCGCTGGAGAACCGCTGCTTCGTTGCCCAGGCGGTGACGGCCGGCGAGGCGCCATGGAGTCCCGCACTGGACACCAACACCGGCGAGGCGGCGCTGATCGCACCGATGGATGTTGGCCTGCCGCACGACGGCATGATCGTGCAGACCCGGGGCGACCAGCACTGGGCCGTTGCCACGCTCGACTTCGCCGCATTGGAGGCCAGCCGCGCGCAGGCACAGGTGGCCAACGACCGCGACTGGGCCAGCCAGTACTTCCCGAGCGTCGCCCGCGCCAAGGTTGTCCGCGCCGAAGCGGCGTAA
- a CDS encoding GNAT family N-acetyltransferase produces MDAKAPETPSALDVRSYSGAAISPWLDDLARLRIAVFRDWPYLYDGDAGYEAEYLQSYLNSPRSIVALAFDGDQVVGASTGMPLAAESSTFLDAFDGVSIEPQEVFYCGESVLLPQYRGRGIGHRFFDAREAHARSYGDYAWTAFCAVDREPGHPRRPAFHRGNEEFWNKRGYRQRPELKAHLTWREVGGVVVDHALTFWLRPLERTR; encoded by the coding sequence ATGGATGCCAAAGCTCCGGAAACGCCGTCCGCTCTCGACGTGCGCAGCTACAGCGGTGCCGCCATCTCGCCCTGGCTCGACGACCTGGCCCGCCTGCGCATCGCGGTGTTCCGCGACTGGCCTTACCTCTACGACGGCGATGCCGGTTACGAAGCCGAGTACCTGCAGAGCTACCTGAATTCGCCGCGCAGCATCGTCGCGCTGGCGTTCGACGGCGACCAGGTGGTCGGCGCCTCGACCGGGATGCCGCTGGCGGCCGAGTCCAGCACCTTCCTGGACGCGTTCGACGGTGTCTCGATCGAGCCGCAGGAGGTGTTCTATTGCGGCGAATCGGTCCTGCTGCCGCAGTACCGGGGGCGCGGCATCGGCCATCGCTTCTTCGATGCGCGCGAGGCCCACGCGCGCAGCTACGGCGACTACGCATGGACCGCGTTCTGCGCGGTCGACCGCGAGCCGGGGCACCCACGTCGCCCGGCGTTCCACCGTGGCAACGAGGAGTTCTGGAACAAGCGCGGCTACCGCCAGCGCCCGGAACTGAAGGCGCACCTGACCTGGCGCGAGGTCGGCGGCGTCGTCGTCGACCACGCGCTGACGTTCTGGCTGCGACCGCTGGAGCGGACGCGATGA
- the creD gene encoding cell envelope integrity protein CreD, with product MRLAFKIVMVVAMTIAILVPLLMIRGVIQDRQNYRAQAVSDIARSYAGAQSFAGPVLVVPYTETVEVEETDKYNVVHKVQREVTHHWTFFPATLDVRGPMRPSTRKRGLHEVRVYEWHGKARARFEALIPAPESVPRKIGKPWLSYGIADVRGLRASPQLRINGRSEVVEEGLGSRSGSGLHVRLAEPQAGQVLKLDTELYLVLGGTESLALVPLGKSNQFALQSSWMHPSFGGSSPRHELDASGFRADWQIASVATNAQREYLQGQVLPDLSGGIAGMDGIDAVGVSLIDPVDIYTQADRATKYGLLFVLLTFVGFFIFELIKQLPIHPIQYGLVGLALAIFFLLLVSLSEHIAFAIAYLIASVACIGLIGFYLVAVLRSVGRGLGFAAMLATLYAALYGLLVSEDNALVLGAGLLFLVLAAIMVVTRRVDWYQLAGSRPSLRDSASEGGLREPA from the coding sequence ATGCGCCTTGCCTTCAAGATCGTCATGGTCGTCGCGATGACCATTGCGATCCTGGTTCCGCTGCTGATGATCCGCGGCGTCATCCAGGACCGCCAGAACTACCGCGCCCAGGCGGTTTCCGATATTGCCCGCAGCTATGCCGGTGCCCAGTCCTTCGCCGGGCCGGTGCTGGTGGTGCCCTATACCGAGACCGTCGAGGTCGAAGAAACCGACAAGTACAACGTCGTGCACAAGGTGCAGCGCGAAGTGACCCACCACTGGACCTTCTTTCCGGCCACGCTCGACGTGCGCGGTCCGATGCGTCCCAGCACGCGCAAGCGCGGCCTGCACGAAGTGCGTGTGTACGAGTGGCACGGCAAGGCGAGGGCGCGCTTCGAGGCGCTGATCCCGGCGCCGGAGTCCGTCCCGCGCAAGATCGGCAAGCCCTGGCTGAGCTATGGCATCGCCGACGTGCGCGGCCTGCGCGCGTCGCCGCAGTTGCGCATCAACGGCCGCAGCGAGGTGGTGGAGGAAGGCCTGGGCAGCCGCAGCGGTTCGGGCCTGCACGTGCGCCTGGCCGAGCCGCAGGCCGGGCAGGTGCTGAAACTCGATACCGAGCTGTACCTGGTGCTGGGCGGTACCGAATCGCTGGCGCTGGTGCCGCTGGGCAAGAGCAACCAGTTCGCCCTGCAGTCCAGCTGGATGCATCCCAGCTTCGGCGGCAGCTCGCCCCGGCATGAGCTCGATGCCTCCGGCTTCAGGGCCGATTGGCAGATCGCCTCGGTCGCGACCAACGCGCAGCGCGAGTACCTGCAGGGGCAGGTGCTGCCCGACCTCAGCGGCGGCATCGCCGGCATGGACGGCATCGACGCGGTCGGGGTGTCGCTGATCGACCCCGTCGACATCTATACCCAGGCCGATCGCGCCACCAAGTACGGCCTGCTGTTCGTGCTGCTGACCTTCGTCGGCTTCTTCATCTTCGAGCTGATCAAGCAGTTGCCGATCCACCCGATCCAGTACGGCCTGGTCGGCCTGGCGCTGGCGATCTTCTTCCTGCTGCTGGTCAGCCTGAGCGAGCACATCGCCTTCGCCATCGCCTACCTGATCGCCAGCGTCGCCTGCATCGGCCTGATCGGTTTCTACCTGGTCGCGGTCCTGCGCAGCGTTGGCCGCGGCCTGGGCTTCGCCGCCATGCTGGCCACGCTCTATGCTGCGCTGTACGGCCTGCTGGTGTCGGAGGACAACGCCCTGGTGCTCGGCGCCGGGCTGCTGTTCCTGGTCCTGGCTGCGATCATGGTGGTCACCCGCCGGGTCGACTGGTATCAATTGGCCGGATCGCGACCGTCGTTGCGTGACTCAGCCAGCGAAGGCGGTCTCCGCGAACCGGCCTGA